One Candidatus Methylomirabilota bacterium genomic window, AGGAGATGGTCGATCAGCTCGGGCTGGAGTCCCCGTCCTACGGGCTCCTCGGCTACCCGCTCCTCCAGTCGGCCGACATCCTGATCTACAAGCCACGTTACGTGCCGGTCGGGGTGGACCAGGTGCCGCACGTCGAGCTGACCCGGGAGGTGGCGCGGCGCTTCAACCACCTCTTCGGACCCGTGTTTCCCGAGCCCGAGGTGAAGCTCACCGTCATTCCCAAGGTGCCCGGGACGGACGGGCGGAAGATGTCGAAGTCCTACGACAACGCGATCTACCTCGCCGATCCCGCCGAGGTGACCGTGCCCAAGGTCCGGACCATGGTGACCGACCCGGCCCGCAAGCGGCGCACGGACCCCGGGAATCCCGAGGTGTGTCCCGTCTTCGATCTCCACAAGATCTTCACGCCCGAGAGCGAGCGCCAGGTGGCGGCCACCGGCTGCCGGACGGCGGGAATCGGCTGCCTCGATTGCAAGGGCATCCTCCTCACCCACATGATGCCGACCATCGACGGCATTCGGGAGCGCCGCACGGAGATCGCGGCCGACCCGGGTCGGATCCGCCAGATCCTGGGCGACGGCTCGGCCCGCGCGCGCGCGACCGCTCGCCAGACCCTCGGTGAGGCGAAGGCGGCCGTGGGAATCGCCTGAGCATGGCCAGCCTGGAGCCGGCCGTCACCGCGTCCGCCCTCACCGTCCGGCTCGAGGGCTTCGAGGGCCCCCTCGATCTCCTCCTCCATCTGGCCCGCTCGAACGAGATCGACCTGGCCCGGCTGCCGATCCGCCAGATCACCGACCGGTACCTCGCCTACCTGGAGGCGGTGGAGTTCCGCGAGCTCGACGACGCGGGGGCGTTCCTCGTGATGGCGGCCACCCTCATCTACCTGAAGTCGAAGCTCCTCCTGCCGCAGCCCGACATCGAGGAAGAGGCGCTCGACGCGGAAGGGGAGGCCCTGCGGCTCGAGCTGGAGGCGCGCCTGCGCGCCTACGCGCGGGTCAAGACGATCGGCGAGTGGCTCCGCGAGAAGGAGGCGGCGTGGGCGCTCTGCTTCACCCGGACGTGGAGCGAGCTGCCGATGCCGGAGTACCTGCCGGTCGAGAGCCTGAGCCTGTGGGACCTCGGCGAGGCGTATCGCCGGTTTCTGGCCCGCCTGGCCCGGGGCGAGCCCACGCGGGACGTCGAGCCCGAGCCGCCGTCGCTCCTGGCCCGGATGGCCGAGATCCTGGGCGTGCTGGACCACTCCTGGTACGTGCTCTTCTCGGCGCTCCTCGGCGCGAGTCCGCCGCGCCCGGAGGTCGTCGTGACCCTGCTCGCCCTCCTCGAGCTGGTGCGTCTGGGGCAGGCGCGCACGCAGCAGCGGGAGCTCTTCGGCGACATCGTCATCGAGCGCGCCCTGTCGGGAGGACCGAGCCGTGAATCCTGAGACCGTGGCCGCCCTGGAGGCGCTCCTGTTCGCGTCGGATGCCCCGCTCGAGCTTCCCCGGCTCGCCGAGGTGCTCGAGGTCGACCCCGACGAGGCCCGGCAGGCCGTGGAGATCGTGCGCGCGGCCTGCGAGGCGCCCGGCCGCGGCCTGGCCGTCGTCGAGGTGGCCGGCGGCCTGCGCCTGGTCACGCGCCCCGAGCTGGCCCCGGTCCTCCTCCGGCTCCAGCGCCTGCGCCTCAAGAGCCGGCTCTCGCGGGCCGCGGTCGAGACGCTGGCGATCGTGGCCTATCGGCAGCCGATCTCCCGGCCCGAAATCGAGCAGCTCAGAGGCGTCAACGCGGAGAGCGTGCTGGCCGCCCTCCTCGAGCGGCGCCTCATCCGCGTGGTGGGCCGGAAGGCGACGCCGGGCCGGCCGATCCTCTACGGCACTGCCCGGGAGTTCCTGGAACACTTCGGGCTGCGCGACCTCTCCGAGCTCCCCCCGTTCGAGGTGCCGGACGAGACGCCCGTGTCCCCGGTCATCGAGCCGACGGACCAGGAGCCGGCCGCGGCCGACGAGGCGCCGGGCCTGTCCGAGGCGCCGGAGCCCGGGCCGGCCGCCGCCACGACGCCCCACGCCGCCGAGGACACGGCCCTCCGCCAGCCCTAGCGGTGCTTCGGAGGGGGTGTCGGAACACCCCCTCCGAAGCTCCCCCAGGAATCGTGGCGGCGGCACAGCCGCCGCTCGGAGTTCCCGGGCGCGGAGCGCAGCCGGATGGATGAACCTGGAACAGCCCAGGTTGTCGGGAGCGGACCTTGCGGTGGTGGTACGGTCGAGCCTGAGTGCGAGGGCAGTGCCCCGCGGATTGTTCGATAGGCCCTGAGACCGTGGCGGGAGTCCGCCTCCAGAAGCTCCTCGCCGAGGCGGGCGTCGCCTCCCGGCGCGGCGCGGAACGGCTGATCCAGGCCGGCCGTGTGTCTGTCAACGGCCGTCCGGTCGAGGAGCTCGGCGCCCGAGCCGATCCCGAGCGCGACCGGATCGAGGTCGACGGGCAAGAGCTGCCCCGCGCCGAGCCCAAGCGCTACGTCCTCCTCCACAAGCCCCCCGGGTACCTGACGACGCGCGAGGATCCGCGGGGCCGCCCGCGCGTGTTCGACCTCCTGCCCGAGCTCGAGGTGCGTCTCCACCCGGTCGGGCGCCTCGACTACGATGCCGAGGGACTCCTGCTCCTCACGAACGACGGCGCGCTGACCTACCGCTTGACGCACCCGCGGCACGCGGTGGCCCGGGTCTACCACGTGCTGGTGGAAGGACGGATCGACCCGGCGGCGCTCGCGGCATTGCGCCGCGGCGTCCTCCTGGAGGACGGGCCGGCCCGGGCCGAAGAGGCACGGCTTCTCCGGCGGGCCGGGCCTGAGGCGGCGTGGCTCGCCCTGACGCTCCGCGAGGGCCGCTATCGGGAAGTGAAGCGGATGTGTCGGGCCGTCGGACTCACCGTGCGCCGGCTCGTGCGCGTGGCCTTCGGGCCGCTCCGGCTCGGCCGGCTGGCGCCCGGGGCGTGGCGGGACCTGGATCGCCGAGAGCTCGCGGCGCTCGGCGAGCGGACGGCAGCGAGCGAGCCGCGAACCCCGTAGGGGCCGCTCCTACCCGTCCCGCGCGCCCTGCCCACCTTGCGCCGGCCGGCCGGGTTCACTATACTAGTTGGGCTTTCTCGACCGTCCCCTGGAGAGTGTATGGGTCTGGATGAATGGCGGGTAAGGATCGACGACCTTGACCGGCAACTCCTCAAGCTCCTCAATCAGCGCGCGGCGATCGCCCTCGAGGTGGGGCGTGTCAAGCGCGAGGCCGGTCGGCCGCTCTTCGTCCCCGAGCGCGAGCAGGCAATCCTGGAGGGGCTCCTCCAGCTGAACGACGGCCCGTTGCCCGCCGAGGCCGTGCGGGCCGTCTGGCGGGAGATCTTCTCGGCGTCCCGCACTCTCCAGCGCCCCTTCCGCGTCGCCTACCTCGGTCCCGTCGCCACGTTCACCCACCTGGCCGCCCTCGAGCACTTCGGCGCCAGCGCCGAGTACGTGCCGCTGCGGGGGATCCCGGAAGTCTTCGCCGAGGTCGAGCACGAGTGGGCCGACGTCGGGGTGGTTCCGGTCGAGAACTCGACCGAGGGCGCGGTCAACCATACCCTCGACCGCCTCATCGACTCCGAGCTCCTGATCGAAGGCGAGGTCCGGGTCACGATCCACCACTACCTGCTCTCGCGCGCGGGTGACCTCAGCGAGGTCAAGCAGGTGTTCTCGCATCCGCAGGCGCTGGCCCAGTGCCGCGAGTGGCTCGACCGGAACCTCCCGCACGCCCAGATGGCGGAGGTCGCCTCCACGACGGTGGCCGCCGAGCGGGCCCTCGAGGACGCCACGGCCGCGGCGATCGCCAGCGAGCTGGCCGGGCAGCTCTATCGGCTGCCCACCCTGGGCGAGCGCATCGAGGACTTCGCCCAGAACGTCACGCGCTTCCTGATCATCGGGCGCCGGGCGATCGGTCCCACCGGGCGCGACAAGACGTCGATCCTCTTGTCCATCAAGGACGAGATCGGCGCGCTCCATCGCATCCTGGAGCCGGTCGCCGCGGCCCGCCTGAATCTGACGAAGATCGAGTCCCGGCCGACGCGGCGGCGCCCGTGGGAGTACGTCTTCTTCGTCGACTTCGAAGGCCATCGGGCAGACGCGGTCGTGCAGGGAGCCCTGGAGGCGCTGCGCGAGCGCTGCCTGTTCCTGAAAGTCCTCGGCTCCTACCCGGCCGCCAGCTGAGACAGGAGACTATGAGCACTTCCTGGGAGCGCCTTGCCAACGAGCCGATCCTGGATGTCGCCCCCTACGAGCCGGGCAAGCCGATCGAGGAGCTCGAGCGGGAGCTCGGTATCGCCGGCGCCATCAAGCTCGCCTCGAACGAGAACCCCTTGCCGCCGTCGCCGGGGGTCCTGGCGGCGATCCGCCAGGTCCTGGGAAACCTGAACCGGTACCCCGACGGGTCGGGCTATTACCTGCGCCAGGCCCTGGCCAAGCGCCACGGCGTGGCGCCCGACGCGATCGTCCTGGGCAACGGCTCCAACGAGCTCCTGGAGCTCCTGGCCCGGGCCTTCGTCCGCCAGGGTGAAGAGGTCGTGTTCCCGCACCCTTCGTTCATCGTCTACCCCTCGATCGTCCAGAGTGTCGGCGGGATCCGCGTCGTGGTCACCCTCAAGGATCACCGCCTGGACCTTCCGACGATGGCGCGGGCCATCACCCCGCTCACCAAGCTGGT contains:
- the trpS gene encoding tryptophan--tRNA ligase produces the protein MTTGRGRVLSGMRPTGRLHLGNLLGALDNWVRLQDEYDCFYFVADWHALTTEIPGKGDLGINTLEMAADWLGAGLNPERSTLFIQSLVPEHAELHLLFSMLTPVAWLERVPTYKEMVDQLGLESPSYGLLGYPLLQSADILIYKPRYVPVGVDQVPHVELTREVARRFNHLFGPVFPEPEVKLTVIPKVPGTDGRKMSKSYDNAIYLADPAEVTVPKVRTMVTDPARKRRTDPGNPEVCPVFDLHKIFTPESERQVAATGCRTAGIGCLDCKGILLTHMMPTIDGIRERRTEIAADPGRIRQILGDGSARARATARQTLGEAKAAVGIA
- a CDS encoding segregation/condensation protein A → MASLEPAVTASALTVRLEGFEGPLDLLLHLARSNEIDLARLPIRQITDRYLAYLEAVEFRELDDAGAFLVMAATLIYLKSKLLLPQPDIEEEALDAEGEALRLELEARLRAYARVKTIGEWLREKEAAWALCFTRTWSELPMPEYLPVESLSLWDLGEAYRRFLARLARGEPTRDVEPEPPSLLARMAEILGVLDHSWYVLFSALLGASPPRPEVVVTLLALLELVRLGQARTQQRELFGDIVIERALSGGPSRES
- the scpB gene encoding SMC-Scp complex subunit ScpB, with amino-acid sequence MNPETVAALEALLFASDAPLELPRLAEVLEVDPDEARQAVEIVRAACEAPGRGLAVVEVAGGLRLVTRPELAPVLLRLQRLRLKSRLSRAAVETLAIVAYRQPISRPEIEQLRGVNAESVLAALLERRLIRVVGRKATPGRPILYGTAREFLEHFGLRDLSELPPFEVPDETPVSPVIEPTDQEPAAADEAPGLSEAPEPGPAAATTPHAAEDTALRQP
- a CDS encoding pseudouridine synthase; protein product: MAGVRLQKLLAEAGVASRRGAERLIQAGRVSVNGRPVEELGARADPERDRIEVDGQELPRAEPKRYVLLHKPPGYLTTREDPRGRPRVFDLLPELEVRLHPVGRLDYDAEGLLLLTNDGALTYRLTHPRHAVARVYHVLVEGRIDPAALAALRRGVLLEDGPARAEEARLLRRAGPEAAWLALTLREGRYREVKRMCRAVGLTVRRLVRVAFGPLRLGRLAPGAWRDLDRRELAALGERTAASEPRTP
- the pheA gene encoding prephenate dehydratase, which gives rise to MGLDEWRVRIDDLDRQLLKLLNQRAAIALEVGRVKREAGRPLFVPEREQAILEGLLQLNDGPLPAEAVRAVWREIFSASRTLQRPFRVAYLGPVATFTHLAALEHFGASAEYVPLRGIPEVFAEVEHEWADVGVVPVENSTEGAVNHTLDRLIDSELLIEGEVRVTIHHYLLSRAGDLSEVKQVFSHPQALAQCREWLDRNLPHAQMAEVASTTVAAERALEDATAAAIASELAGQLYRLPTLGERIEDFAQNVTRFLIIGRRAIGPTGRDKTSILLSIKDEIGALHRILEPVAAARLNLTKIESRPTRRRPWEYVFFVDFEGHRADAVVQGALEALRERCLFLKVLGSYPAAS